From a region of the Nitrospira sp. genome:
- a CDS encoding single-stranded DNA-binding protein, giving the protein MAGFNKVILMGNLTRNPELRYTPSGTPVASFGLAVSRRFKQAEDLKEEVCFVDIVVFGRQAEHCGQYLSKGNGAIVEGRLQQRRWETEDGQKRSKHEVVAQTVTFMPKRQDGGPSAEPPMHDEPGYDIGEEG; this is encoded by the coding sequence GTGGCCGGATTTAACAAAGTCATTCTGATGGGAAACCTCACCAGGAATCCTGAGCTTCGGTACACTCCGAGCGGGACACCGGTGGCGAGTTTTGGCCTCGCGGTAAGCCGCCGGTTTAAACAGGCCGAAGATTTGAAAGAAGAGGTCTGCTTTGTGGACATTGTCGTGTTCGGCCGGCAGGCGGAACATTGCGGACAGTATCTGAGCAAAGGGAATGGGGCGATCGTCGAAGGCCGGTTGCAGCAGCGCCGATGGGAAACTGAAGATGGCCAAAAGCGCAGTAAGCACGAAGTGGTCGCGCAGACGGTGACGTTCATGCCGAAGCGCCAAGATGGCGGCCCAAGTGCCGAACCTCCGATGCACGACGAGCCCGGCTATGACATAGGCGAGGAAGGTTAA
- a CDS encoding aminoacyl-tRNA hydrolase, which translates to MRLLVGLGNPGRAYAQTRHNVGMWVIERAAARWSIRLSPRGTAQRGSGRLGRELIELAGLLDWMNISGPPLKGLLREFTLTPGDLIVVHDDLDLEPGRLRIKLAGGNGGHNGIKSIIEALGTPQFVRMKIGIGRPAPGQDSADYVLEPVSKDELVIFEPCLERAVDALECLIHRGPDVAMNQFNVREKATNEEEDTN; encoded by the coding sequence TTGCGCCTTCTCGTTGGACTGGGCAACCCCGGCAGAGCCTACGCCCAGACCCGCCACAATGTCGGTATGTGGGTCATCGAACGGGCCGCCGCTCGATGGTCGATCAGGCTCTCACCACGCGGCACAGCCCAGCGAGGCTCCGGGCGACTTGGAAGAGAACTGATCGAGCTTGCCGGCCTGCTCGACTGGATGAATATTTCCGGTCCTCCACTGAAAGGCCTCCTGCGCGAATTCACGCTCACTCCCGGCGATCTCATTGTCGTCCACGATGATTTGGACCTGGAGCCAGGGCGGCTGCGGATTAAACTGGCTGGTGGCAACGGGGGACATAACGGAATTAAGTCCATCATCGAGGCGCTCGGGACTCCGCAATTCGTCAGGATGAAGATCGGGATCGGCCGGCCTGCCCCGGGTCAAGATTCCGCCGACTATGTCTTGGAGCCGGTGTCGAAAGATGAGCTGGTCATATTTGAACCCTGTTTGGAGCGGGCCGTCGATGCGCTGGAATGTCTGATTCATCGAGGACCGGACGTTGCGATGAATCAGTTCAATGTTAGAGAGAAGGCTACGAACGAAGAAGAGGACACGAATTAA
- a CDS encoding ketoacyl-ACP synthase III, translating into MKAYVAGTGSYAPARVLTNADLERMVATSDEWIRERTGIRERHIAATGEACSDLAVQAGKRALTAAGLPATDLDMILVATCTGDYPLPATACLVQHQLGATKAAACDLSAACCGFVYALSVADAYVRNGMRHVLVIGSEVMSAITDWSDRNTCVLFGDGAGAVVVSASDGERGILSTHLRSDGALCELIMVPGGGSRTPPSEKVIAERQQYIKMKGNETFKVAVRTLEDIARTTLSANHLRVEDLDLYVPHQANVRILRAVIERLGLPIEKVLLNLDRYGNTSAASIPIALDEAVREGRIKNGSLVMLGAFGAGLTWASAMIRW; encoded by the coding sequence ATGAAAGCCTATGTTGCGGGAACCGGCTCCTATGCGCCTGCCCGGGTGCTGACGAATGCGGATCTTGAACGCATGGTGGCCACGTCCGATGAATGGATTCGAGAACGGACGGGCATCCGTGAGCGGCATATTGCAGCGACCGGGGAAGCCTGTTCGGATTTGGCGGTTCAGGCCGGGAAACGGGCACTGACTGCGGCTGGTCTGCCAGCGACCGACCTCGACATGATTTTGGTCGCCACCTGTACGGGTGATTACCCGCTCCCGGCAACGGCCTGTCTCGTCCAGCATCAGCTCGGTGCGACCAAAGCTGCGGCCTGTGATCTGTCGGCCGCCTGTTGCGGATTTGTCTACGCGCTCTCGGTGGCGGATGCATACGTCAGGAACGGGATGCGTCATGTCCTGGTGATCGGTTCAGAAGTCATGTCCGCCATCACCGATTGGAGCGACCGTAACACATGTGTGCTGTTTGGGGATGGGGCCGGTGCGGTAGTCGTCAGCGCCAGTGATGGGGAAAGGGGGATCTTGTCCACTCACCTTCGCTCAGACGGCGCCCTCTGTGAGTTGATCATGGTACCGGGAGGAGGTTCTCGTACTCCCCCTTCCGAAAAAGTGATCGCGGAACGCCAGCAGTACATCAAAATGAAAGGGAACGAGACCTTCAAAGTCGCGGTGCGCACCTTGGAAGACATCGCTCGCACGACCCTTTCTGCCAATCATCTCCGCGTGGAGGATCTTGACCTCTATGTACCACACCAGGCCAACGTACGAATTCTGAGGGCGGTCATTGAGCGCCTCGGCCTTCCGATCGAAAAAGTGCTCCTGAATCTCGATCGGTATGGGAATACCTCCGCCGCATCCATTCCAATTGCCCTGGATGAAGCGGTCCGCGAAGGGCGTATCAAGAATGGCTCGCTGGTGATGCTTGGTGCGTTCGGGGCAGGATTGACATGGGCTTCTGCGATGATCCGATGGTAA
- the rpsF gene encoding 30S ribosomal protein S6, whose amino-acid sequence MELYESLFIIRPSVSDEETKTLIDKMKNVADKTGAQFIKAENLGKKKLAYEVRRERKGTYAYFYFKAPNNTVGELERAYRLEDNIIKFLTVHHEKPLVERRPVEASAQESDGGRI is encoded by the coding sequence ATGGAGCTCTACGAGTCTCTGTTTATTATTCGTCCGTCCGTCTCCGATGAGGAGACGAAAACGCTCATCGACAAGATGAAAAATGTCGCCGACAAAACCGGCGCCCAATTCATCAAAGCCGAAAATTTAGGGAAGAAAAAGCTCGCCTACGAAGTGCGTCGCGAACGGAAGGGCACCTACGCCTATTTCTATTTTAAGGCCCCGAACAACACCGTCGGCGAACTCGAACGAGCCTATCGATTGGAAGACAACATCATTAAGTTTTTGACGGTCCATCACGAAAAACCGTTGGTGGAACGGCGTCCGGTGGAAGCTTCAGCACAGGAGTCCGACGGTGGCCGGATTTAA
- a CDS encoding DNA polymerase III subunit alpha, with protein sequence MKPSPFVHLHVHSDYSPMRGVSSLEELCASAHRQGSPAMALTDTNGLYGAIRFVAHAKQQRLRPILGAELTTADHRAVLLAKTPIGYANLCRVLSERHCNPSFDFLGSVSRYRDSLILFTDDEEALTAWAKESRQDLYVEVTPGRTMHRTLLFSRHIELPPVATNRVYFSQADGFATHRLLRAIALNTTLSRLPEDACCRPTQWLMPPTLMASQFLHVPEAVENTARIADACYNDWRFGETIFPAFRRLSDEDAFMTLKEETYAGAHNRYGVLSQEIRDRIEKELAIIREKRFAHYFLVVEDIVQESKRTTCGRGSVAASIVSYCLNITHVDPIKHHLFFERFLNSGRKDPPDIDIDFAWDERDDVLRWIFKQYGDRQAAMVANQNSLGFRAAIREVAKVYGMPADEIGRVSSRVGRQKDLLGFSTPPTIRQWLHRVSQILQLKAPWPEILAQALKAQNHFRHLSTHCGGVVIVPDDIRRYVPVEITAKGLPVIQWEKDQTEDAGLVKIDILGNRSLAVIRDALVAIAKHTGRTIDYETWDPLEDAATQEAIRCGDTIGCFYIESPATRLLLRKLWIGMPPHRRAVADVFEYLVMVSSLVRPATNAFVEDFIRRAQEGSCAYWHDKLEGILDETHGIMTYQEDVSKVAMALADFSVEDADQLRKIISKKHKQRQLRDYYRQFYRGAENNHASPETIDRIWKMIMSFAGYSFCKPHSASYAQVSFKSAYLRTHYPAEFLAAVISNQGGFYSTFAYVSEARRMGLAILLPDINASDWAYRGEGERLRMGLMQIKTIPQEFGKRIIEERTQNGFYRSFQDFLGRVKPEPAHARILVRAGCCDSIAGELTRPALLWRLYAGSDSTSNPLPVPDDYSAVQKRAHEIESFGFLASRHPLTLYRKQIEQLRPVPASQMHRFVDQRITMVGLLITEKAAETKHGHAMEFMTLEDVTALYDATLFPDVYRRCCHLLSSNQPYVVRGLVEETFGVVTLTVHDLRLLEPTMGDIQDRLSRYEYADG encoded by the coding sequence ATGAAGCCTTCCCCGTTCGTGCACCTGCATGTCCATTCGGACTATTCACCGATGCGCGGCGTGTCATCGCTGGAAGAACTCTGCGCTTCGGCACACCGGCAAGGGTCGCCGGCCATGGCGTTGACCGATACGAACGGCTTGTACGGTGCGATTCGATTTGTCGCACACGCAAAGCAACAGCGGCTCCGGCCGATTCTCGGCGCTGAACTGACGACGGCCGATCATCGGGCGGTCTTGCTGGCAAAAACACCGATCGGTTATGCCAATCTCTGTCGCGTGCTGTCGGAGCGGCATTGCAACCCCTCGTTCGACTTCCTCGGATCTGTCTCACGCTATCGCGATAGTCTGATCCTTTTCACAGATGACGAAGAGGCGCTCACGGCTTGGGCCAAAGAATCACGGCAAGATCTCTATGTCGAAGTGACGCCTGGGCGCACGATGCACCGTACGCTGCTCTTCAGTCGCCATATCGAGCTTCCACCTGTCGCCACCAACCGCGTGTACTTCTCCCAAGCAGACGGCTTTGCCACGCATCGCCTATTGCGTGCCATCGCCCTCAACACAACTCTGTCACGGTTGCCGGAAGACGCCTGCTGTCGACCCACGCAATGGCTGATGCCGCCCACGCTCATGGCATCTCAGTTCCTGCACGTCCCGGAAGCAGTGGAAAACACCGCCCGCATTGCCGACGCGTGCTACAACGACTGGCGCTTCGGCGAAACCATCTTCCCGGCCTTTCGCCGGCTGTCCGACGAAGACGCATTCATGACGCTCAAAGAGGAGACCTATGCCGGTGCACATAATCGATACGGTGTGCTTTCACAGGAGATTCGCGATCGGATTGAAAAAGAGTTGGCGATCATCCGAGAGAAACGTTTTGCCCACTATTTTCTGGTCGTGGAAGACATCGTCCAGGAGTCAAAGCGGACCACCTGCGGCCGTGGTTCAGTCGCGGCCTCGATCGTCTCGTACTGTCTCAACATCACCCATGTCGATCCGATCAAGCATCACCTCTTCTTTGAACGGTTTCTCAATTCCGGCCGCAAGGATCCGCCGGACATCGATATCGACTTTGCATGGGATGAGCGCGACGACGTTTTGAGGTGGATATTCAAGCAGTATGGCGACCGCCAGGCTGCCATGGTGGCGAATCAGAACAGTCTGGGCTTCCGAGCCGCAATCCGCGAAGTCGCCAAAGTGTACGGTATGCCGGCCGACGAAATCGGCAGGGTGTCTTCACGCGTGGGACGTCAAAAAGATCTCCTTGGCTTTTCCACTCCACCGACCATCCGGCAATGGCTCCATCGAGTGTCACAAATCCTACAACTGAAAGCACCGTGGCCCGAGATTTTGGCCCAGGCACTGAAGGCACAAAACCACTTTCGCCATCTCTCTACGCATTGTGGCGGAGTCGTCATCGTGCCGGACGACATTCGACGCTATGTGCCCGTCGAGATCACAGCGAAGGGCCTGCCCGTCATCCAATGGGAAAAGGATCAGACGGAGGACGCCGGGCTCGTCAAGATCGATATATTAGGCAATCGGTCATTGGCTGTGATCCGGGATGCCTTAGTGGCCATCGCCAAGCATACGGGCCGGACGATCGATTACGAAACCTGGGATCCGCTGGAGGATGCCGCCACGCAGGAAGCGATCCGATGCGGCGATACGATCGGTTGCTTCTACATAGAATCGCCCGCCACACGCCTTTTGTTGAGAAAACTATGGATCGGCATGCCGCCACACCGCCGTGCGGTGGCCGATGTATTCGAGTATCTGGTCATGGTTTCGTCCCTGGTCAGACCTGCCACCAATGCCTTCGTCGAAGACTTCATACGACGAGCGCAAGAAGGTTCCTGCGCATACTGGCATGACAAGTTGGAGGGAATTTTGGATGAAACACACGGCATCATGACCTATCAGGAAGACGTCTCGAAGGTGGCGATGGCCCTGGCGGACTTTTCCGTCGAAGATGCGGATCAGCTACGCAAGATCATCAGCAAGAAACACAAACAACGGCAACTGCGGGACTACTATCGGCAGTTTTACCGCGGAGCAGAAAACAATCATGCGTCACCGGAGACAATCGACAGAATCTGGAAGATGATCATGAGCTTCGCCGGCTACAGCTTTTGCAAACCCCATTCGGCCAGCTATGCCCAGGTGTCGTTCAAGTCTGCATATCTCCGAACCCACTATCCGGCGGAATTCCTTGCCGCCGTCATCAGCAACCAGGGGGGCTTTTATTCGACCTTTGCGTATGTCTCGGAGGCTCGGCGCATGGGATTGGCCATCCTTCTACCGGACATCAACGCAAGCGATTGGGCTTACCGCGGCGAAGGCGAGCGGCTGCGGATGGGTCTGATGCAGATCAAGACCATCCCTCAAGAATTCGGCAAAAGAATTATCGAGGAACGTACTCAGAATGGTTTCTATCGGTCGTTTCAGGACTTTCTGGGGCGTGTGAAGCCGGAGCCGGCGCATGCCAGAATATTGGTCCGCGCTGGCTGCTGTGACTCCATCGCCGGCGAGCTGACAAGACCGGCCTTGCTCTGGCGCCTGTACGCAGGCAGCGATTCCACGTCAAACCCCTTGCCGGTGCCCGACGACTATTCTGCTGTTCAAAAGCGGGCGCATGAAATCGAGTCGTTCGGATTTCTTGCCAGCCGCCATCCTTTGACCCTTTATCGCAAGCAGATCGAACAGCTCCGGCCGGTGCCGGCCTCCCAGATGCATCGCTTCGTCGACCAGCGCATCACGATGGTCGGCTTGTTGATCACGGAAAAGGCCGCTGAAACGAAGCACGGCCATGCCATGGAATTCATGACCCTCGAAGACGTCACCGCACTGTACGATGCCACACTGTTTCCCGACGTCTACCGCCGTTGCTGTCATCTGCTCTCATCAAACCAGCCATACGTGGTCCGTGGACTGGTGGAAGAAACATTCGGTGTCGTGACACTGACCGTGCATGATCTCCGACTCCTGGAGCCGACAATGGGCGACATACAGGACCGGTTGAGCCGGTATGAATACGCTGACGGTTGA
- the ychF gene encoding redox-regulated ATPase YchF, producing the protein MGLCCGMIGLPNVGKTTVFNALTGGGALAANYPFATVDPNTGIALVPDPRLIKLTEIFTSKKTTYSTLEVRDIAGLVEGASKGEGLGNQFLGHIREVDALLHVVRCFQGTDVVHVSGGIDPLRDIGVIETELMLSDLETLDRRKQKTEKKVRAGDKKAAFEVEFLAKLIGLLDKGEWLGNREYAAEERVILNECQLLSAKPVLFIANVSEGKNADEAMVQTVREFAAKRGARVVTICGQLEAELSSLPESERADFLNEMGLTESGLVRLTREAYTLLDLVTFFTAGEIESRAWPIPRGTKAPQAAGKIHSDMERGFIRAEVYHYDDLLACGTEAKVKEKGLFRLEGKDYVIKEADIVYFRFNV; encoded by the coding sequence ATGGGCTTGTGTTGCGGCATGATCGGCTTGCCGAACGTCGGCAAGACCACCGTCTTCAATGCGCTGACCGGCGGCGGCGCCTTAGCGGCCAATTATCCCTTTGCGACGGTAGATCCGAACACCGGTATTGCACTGGTTCCGGACCCTCGCCTCATCAAGCTGACCGAGATCTTCACGTCGAAGAAAACGACCTACAGCACGCTCGAAGTGCGAGACATTGCCGGGCTTGTCGAGGGGGCCAGCAAAGGCGAAGGACTCGGCAATCAATTTCTTGGCCACATCCGCGAAGTGGATGCGTTGCTGCACGTCGTGCGGTGTTTCCAAGGAACCGACGTGGTTCACGTCAGCGGCGGGATCGATCCGCTCCGTGACATCGGGGTGATCGAAACCGAGCTCATGTTATCCGATTTGGAAACGCTTGATCGACGAAAACAAAAGACTGAAAAGAAGGTGCGCGCTGGGGACAAAAAAGCCGCGTTTGAAGTGGAGTTTCTCGCCAAACTGATCGGATTGCTCGATAAAGGTGAATGGTTAGGCAATAGGGAATATGCAGCGGAAGAGCGAGTGATTCTCAACGAATGTCAATTACTCTCCGCCAAACCGGTTCTGTTTATCGCCAATGTCTCCGAGGGGAAGAATGCGGATGAGGCCATGGTGCAGACCGTACGCGAGTTTGCGGCAAAGCGTGGCGCTCGGGTCGTGACGATCTGCGGGCAGCTGGAAGCTGAATTGTCGTCGTTGCCTGAGAGCGAGCGGGCGGACTTTCTGAACGAAATGGGGCTGACCGAATCGGGACTTGTGCGGTTGACACGAGAGGCCTACACTCTGTTGGACTTGGTGACCTTCTTCACGGCCGGGGAGATCGAATCTCGCGCCTGGCCGATTCCGCGAGGCACCAAAGCGCCTCAAGCGGCGGGCAAGATCCACTCCGACATGGAGCGCGGCTTCATCCGCGCCGAAGTCTATCACTACGACGATCTGCTGGCCTGCGGGACGGAAGCGAAGGTGAAGGAAAAGGGACTCTTCCGCCTGGAAGGCAAAGACTACGTTATCAAAGAAGCGGATATCGTCTACTTTAGATTTAACGTCTAG
- a CDS encoding Fic family protein, with protein MTWNWQQEDWPNFNYDREALVQHETQFIHEAGMIHGAIKHLTEGDQSQLTIDLISNEAVTTSEIEGETLNRDSVQSSIRRNFGLDTDNRKIPLAEQGIAALMSDLYRHSGTTLSHEQLFDWHTMLMRGRKDLTPIGAYRTTESPMQVVSGPIATPKVHFEAPPSHRVSMEMNGFLAWFNDTAPDGQQPLPALMRAGIAHLYFESIHPFEDGNGRIGRALSEKALSQNLGRPTLIALSQTICRNRKAYYTALEDNNGALDITDWLIYFTRTVLEAQQYTQRLIDFLIAKTRLHDRLRGNLNERQDKALGRMFREGLDGFKGGLSAQNYLKITNTSRATATRDLQSLVELGVLRKTGELKHTRYWLNIVKEHRAKS; from the coding sequence ATGACATGGAATTGGCAGCAAGAAGACTGGCCGAACTTCAACTACGACCGGGAGGCCCTGGTTCAACACGAGACTCAATTTATCCATGAAGCAGGAATGATTCATGGCGCCATCAAACATCTCACGGAGGGGGATCAATCACAGCTCACCATTGATCTCATCAGCAACGAAGCCGTCACCACTTCGGAGATCGAGGGGGAAACACTCAACCGCGACTCCGTGCAATCGTCCATTCGACGGAATTTCGGACTGGATACGGATAACAGAAAAATCCCTCTCGCTGAACAAGGCATTGCTGCCCTAATGTCCGATCTCTATCGGCACTCCGGCACCACGCTCTCTCATGAGCAATTGTTTGACTGGCATACGATGCTGATGCGTGGGCGGAAGGACCTGACCCCTATCGGCGCGTACCGGACTACCGAGAGTCCGATGCAAGTGGTGTCGGGTCCCATCGCAACTCCCAAGGTGCATTTTGAAGCACCGCCGTCGCATCGAGTTTCGATGGAGATGAACGGATTTCTTGCGTGGTTCAACGATACGGCACCAGATGGGCAGCAGCCGCTTCCTGCACTGATGCGGGCAGGCATCGCACACCTGTACTTCGAATCGATCCATCCGTTTGAAGACGGCAATGGGCGGATTGGGCGAGCGCTGTCGGAAAAGGCCTTGTCCCAAAACCTGGGCAGGCCGACGCTCATCGCGCTGTCTCAGACGATCTGCCGAAACCGGAAGGCGTATTACACGGCTCTTGAGGACAACAATGGGGCATTAGACATCACCGACTGGCTCATCTATTTCACACGAACCGTTCTGGAAGCACAGCAGTACACCCAACGCCTCATCGATTTCCTCATTGCCAAAACCAGACTGCATGATCGTCTGCGGGGGAACCTCAATGAACGGCAGGACAAAGCACTGGGACGCATGTTTCGGGAAGGACTTGACGGCTTCAAAGGCGGACTCAGTGCCCAGAACTACCTCAAAATCACAAACACCTCCAGAGCCACCGCAACCAGAGATTTACAGAGCTTGGTAGAACTGGGCGTACTCCGAAAAACCGGTGAACTCAAACACACCCGGTACTGGCTGAATATCGTCAAAGAGCATCGCGCAAAATCGTAA
- the rpmF gene encoding 50S ribosomal protein L32 — protein MPNPKHKHSRARRDKRRTQKLRMTPPGMAVCPQCHELKLPHYTCLNCGTYKGKAVIQVEEA, from the coding sequence ATGCCCAATCCCAAACATAAACATTCGAGGGCGAGACGCGACAAGCGTCGCACCCAAAAACTGCGTATGACCCCGCCGGGGATGGCTGTCTGTCCCCAGTGCCATGAGCTGAAGCTGCCGCATTACACCTGTTTGAACTGTGGAACCTATAAAGGCAAGGCAGTCATTCAGGTCGAAGAAGCGTGA
- a CDS encoding DUF177 domain-containing protein, translating into MTYVTGDFDAPGWGSGTLLRMTMDVLTPKIADITAEGLSLSGDLTGEELELTDADVSIRGTLAVGLDLRAIERTIYVTGVVEGTAVRQCVRCLKDFEDPMAFSLRVAYEREAKATPVTPKRDDVRKKKMAAQVEVDTEEQNDDLYYFTGDHLELAPMLREQLILAAPMHPLCSEDCLGLCPRCGKDLNEGPCGCVEAPTGGPFHVLREMKEKLQEPGDR; encoded by the coding sequence ATGACATACGTGACAGGCGATTTCGATGCACCGGGGTGGGGCAGCGGCACGCTGCTGAGGATGACCATGGATGTATTGACACCGAAAATCGCGGATATCACGGCCGAAGGTCTTTCGTTGTCGGGCGACCTGACGGGTGAAGAGCTCGAACTGACGGATGCGGATGTGTCCATTCGTGGAACCCTGGCGGTGGGACTGGATCTTCGCGCGATCGAGCGCACCATCTATGTGACCGGTGTGGTCGAAGGGACGGCGGTCCGCCAATGCGTGCGCTGTCTCAAAGATTTTGAAGACCCGATGGCGTTTTCTTTACGAGTGGCCTACGAACGGGAAGCCAAGGCGACGCCCGTCACCCCCAAACGAGATGATGTGCGGAAGAAAAAAATGGCGGCACAGGTCGAAGTTGACACAGAAGAGCAGAACGACGACCTCTATTACTTTACGGGCGATCATCTGGAGCTGGCGCCGATGCTGCGTGAACAATTGATTCTCGCCGCTCCGATGCATCCCCTGTGTTCCGAGGACTGCCTCGGACTGTGTCCTCGTTGCGGAAAAGATTTGAATGAAGGCCCGTGTGGTTGCGTCGAGGCGCCGACGGGAGGTCCGTTTCACGTGTTGCGCGAGATGAAGGAAAAACTGCAAGAGCCCGGTGATCGCTGA
- a CDS encoding 50S ribosomal protein L25, translating into MKFDLTVTVREEAGKGAARSMRRSGKIPAVLYGQGECLLLTVNPDELIKILKSRAGSTALISLTVNGAKSKPNRTALLRDFQVDPVSGAVLHADLFEISMSKPIRVKVPIKVIGGVPAGVKEGGVLHHNMREVHVECLPAALPDHVEIDASSLTIGSGIHLKDLGAREGVRFLDDPDQMVVSVAAPMSDAKLEALLTSTAGPAGEPEVLVKGKEAAVGAEGAAGAEPAKAGAAAPAGEAKAGEKKEAAAAPKAEKKEAEKKK; encoded by the coding sequence ATGAAATTCGATTTGACAGTGACAGTAAGAGAAGAAGCGGGCAAGGGTGCCGCACGGTCCATGCGGCGGTCGGGAAAAATCCCGGCGGTGCTCTACGGCCAAGGGGAATGTCTCTTGCTGACCGTCAACCCCGATGAATTAATCAAAATTTTAAAGTCTCGTGCCGGCAGTACCGCGTTGATCTCTCTCACCGTGAACGGCGCCAAGTCCAAGCCGAATCGAACCGCGCTTCTACGGGATTTTCAGGTGGATCCGGTCAGTGGGGCTGTGTTGCATGCAGATCTCTTTGAGATTTCCATGAGCAAGCCGATCCGGGTGAAAGTCCCCATCAAAGTCATCGGCGGGGTTCCCGCCGGAGTCAAAGAAGGCGGTGTGTTGCACCACAACATGCGTGAGGTGCACGTAGAATGTCTTCCAGCGGCGCTACCGGACCACGTCGAGATCGATGCTTCATCGTTGACCATCGGCAGTGGTATCCATTTGAAGGACCTTGGAGCGCGCGAAGGGGTCCGTTTCTTGGACGATCCTGATCAGATGGTCGTCAGCGTCGCTGCGCCGATGTCGGACGCCAAACTCGAAGCCTTGCTCACCAGCACCGCGGGCCCGGCAGGGGAACCGGAGGTCCTGGTGAAAGGTAAGGAAGCAGCGGTTGGGGCTGAAGGTGCTGCGGGTGCCGAACCAGCCAAGGCGGGTGCAGCAGCGCCTGCCGGGGAAGCCAAGGCAGGAGAAAAGAAAGAAGCCGCTGCGGCTCCCAAGGCTGAAAAGAAAGAAGCCGAAAAGAAGAAGTAA
- a CDS encoding 30S ribosomal protein S18, with protein MDRSENERGGGGGRLFQRRRPCRFCLEKAPIDFKDAGLLRNFLTERGRIVPRRISGNCMRHQRELTVAVKRARHIAIISFAEER; from the coding sequence ATGGATCGAAGCGAAAACGAGCGTGGCGGGGGTGGGGGCCGGTTATTTCAGCGCAGGCGTCCTTGCCGATTCTGTTTGGAGAAGGCGCCGATCGATTTTAAGGACGCCGGGCTCCTGCGGAATTTTTTGACAGAACGGGGACGGATCGTTCCGCGCCGCATTTCAGGGAATTGCATGCGTCATCAGCGTGAACTGACGGTGGCCGTCAAGCGGGCTCGGCATATCGCGATTATCAGCTTCGCCGAAGAGCGATGA
- the plsX gene encoding phosphate acyltransferase PlsX, producing MKIALDAAGGDHGPAPCIEGAFQAVRELDVEVVLVGDETTLKQECARLACLDSRLSIRHASQVVEMHESPAAVARKKRDSSIWIATELVKNGHADAVVSPGNTGASMVAAFFVLGLAKGVERPAIATSLPTLSGEAIMLDVGANVDCTAKHLEQFALMGNEYAKHLLGKPNPRIGLLSIGEEDSKGNEVTKEAFKLLKGSSMNFVGNVEGRDVYSGIADIVVCDGFIGNVALKISEGVAEMIKRLLLKEISGHFLGRLAYPLISGPLTNLKRKIDYAEFGGAPLLGVNGITMICHGRSSAKAIKNAIRRAKGMAEGRVRELIQRNIDESRSRPPVELGT from the coding sequence ATGAAGATCGCGCTTGACGCCGCGGGCGGCGATCATGGCCCCGCGCCGTGCATCGAGGGTGCTTTTCAAGCTGTCAGGGAATTGGATGTCGAGGTCGTCCTTGTCGGCGACGAGACGACTCTCAAACAGGAATGTGCGCGTCTGGCTTGTCTCGACTCCCGCCTGTCTATCCGGCATGCTTCCCAAGTCGTCGAAATGCATGAGTCGCCTGCCGCAGTGGCTCGGAAGAAACGAGACTCGTCGATCTGGATCGCGACGGAATTGGTCAAGAACGGCCATGCTGATGCGGTCGTGAGCCCAGGGAACACGGGGGCGAGCATGGTGGCGGCATTCTTCGTATTAGGACTTGCGAAAGGGGTTGAGCGGCCTGCGATCGCCACCAGCTTGCCGACGCTGAGCGGGGAAGCGATCATGCTCGATGTGGGGGCCAACGTCGACTGCACTGCCAAGCATCTTGAGCAATTCGCCTTGATGGGAAACGAATATGCCAAGCATCTGCTCGGTAAGCCGAATCCCCGTATCGGTCTTCTGAGCATCGGTGAAGAAGACAGTAAGGGCAACGAAGTCACCAAAGAGGCGTTTAAGCTGCTCAAAGGGAGTTCGATGAATTTTGTGGGGAATGTGGAGGGACGGGATGTGTACAGTGGAATCGCCGATATCGTCGTCTGCGACGGGTTTATCGGCAACGTGGCGTTGAAGATTTCCGAGGGCGTTGCCGAGATGATCAAGAGGCTGCTGCTCAAGGAAATTTCCGGCCACTTCCTGGGCCGATTGGCCTATCCCTTGATTTCCGGCCCTCTGACGAATCTGAAGCGAAAAATCGACTATGCCGAATTCGGCGGCGCCCCACTGCTGGGGGTCAATGGGATTACGATGATCTGCCATGGACGATCGTCGGCTAAGGCCATCAAAAATGCGATTCGACGGGCAAAAGGCATGGCTGAGGGCCGTGTGCGAGAGCTGATTCAACGGAATATCGACGAGAGCCGTTCCCGTCCACCGGTGGAATTGGGAACATGA